GTGATAGAGCATCAAAAACTGTGCTACTTTCGTTATTAACATTGGTTTCAAAACTTAGTAGATTCGAagatatttaacattaaaaaaaaagagaagacttaaaataaaattattcatataaaCCAACAAGAACAACAATTTCTTACAAAACTACAATATCTCAACCCATTCCAGAGATACTTGTCCTGGGAGTTTTAAGTGAAAAACCCTATATTTAGCTTTAATCTGGTTTGGAAGTTATTCTACTCTTACCACCATAGTCCTTGCCGTATATAATCACTTAATCAGTGAAAACGCAAGCATTATTAGCTATTATTAATAGAAAGAATGTttctatactctgtttttaaaccaggaggagtaaacgcgaaagtcagatttacactaggaaaaatcaccagaaaatatcactagatattttggcggtaaatttaaattaataattattattatttatttatttacttattattgtatttattttcgtttgttatcgtcaacactatacatacaaattaacattgaagttatgagtgtatttatttcaaaatataataaagaagggtttaagaacacaacatttacaataatgacacgaaactgtcgaattgtcaataacctaaccttcaaaattcaaaattgcctgtgtgtgaaccttcctcgcattcaaccaatcacgtgcaaggtcaatctggtgacaaatttaaaatactcctcctggtttaaaaacagagaattgccaaagaaaacttcaaggtataattaatgtttgtaaacaaaactaaccttacctaacattccttcacgctataattgacattacaaaagaaaacttcacgctataattgccattactaattgccaaagaaaacttcatggtataattaatgtttgtaaacaaaactaaccttacctcacattccttcacgctataattgacattacaaaagaaaacttcacgctataattgccattacaaattaccaaagaatacttcatggtataattaatgtttgtaaacaaaactaaccttacataacattcagcgtctgaagacacagggctaaacccgaaacttaaaaatatacaacttagcgctgaataacaattaaaactagaactaacacttgcactagaactatactctgtttttaaaccaggagaagtaaacgcgaaagtcagatttacactgggaaaaatcaccagaaaatatcactagatattttggcggtaaatttaaattaataattattatttatttatttacttattattgtatttatttttgtttgttatcgtcaacactatacatacaaattaacattgaagttatgagtgtatttatttcaaaatataataaaaaagggtttaagaacaaaatatacaataatgacacgaaactgtcgaattatcaattacctaaccttcaaattcaaaatcaaaattcaaaattgcctgtgtgtgaaccttcctcgcattcaatcaatcacgtgcaaggttaatctggtgacaaatttaaaatactcctcctggtttaaaaacagagtatagttctaggtctagtgttagttctatcactatcggatttagccgcacgtctttcaagacggctaaacccgaatgattctggttctaggtctagtgtttgttctagtttttcactagcactagaactaacactagaccgagaactagaaacattcggatttagctgtACGTCTCTGAAGTCGGccaaacccgaatgattctagtcgtaagtctagtgttagttctagttttgcactaccactagaactaacacaaaacctataACTAGacattatatatattattaatattttattattaattactagatattatatatataatattatatatatatatatatatacagggtgattcataagtaatgggccaaattgtaaatgtacgttcaggaggccaaaataataatattttcattaacaataatgggtcttagtctgttccttactgagatacaggatgttaaagcgaaaaaaataaaatagatttttgttaatagatcagctacttttctacataatgactcatagttgacttatagtttttgtaagggtaaacaataatgtgtgagaggatttgagataactcgtagatgtcgccacatgcgccatatgaattagatgaaatcagctacaaattttttatcgctcattattttacaacatacttgtttaatttggatagccccatcatttctgtagaaaaatgctatacttctttgatcttgaaaatattaacgattttcgagatatttgaattttactaattcactacatttcacggtggtcgacgtagcattaatctgttaagacacaagcatggcatggaatgttgacatttacctaaccgtaattgataattgataacaatattaaactgaaaccataaaaaaattacgtaataaaacaatttattgtacgccagttaataaaacgaaatacaacattagaacagacttgaactaagaccacttacgacaactgttatcaaaacctacatgttgcttattccagttgctgcagacaatcgacgagtgcttatttcagaattttgcgcaattcttaccaaaatttcatcttcttgctgcggagtgataatcttaggacgtcctgtatgatattttggacgaaatgaacctgtttcacccaatcgattataaatattttgaaatatcttccggtttggctgccttctgtaagggtacatttcacgatattttctggatgctgcttgcccagaaaaacgttcttgtgcgtaaacgcataacatgtctctcatttcttcgtttgaaaagtgattatgtctcggcattttgatttatgttaggacaagaatgaatcagtttacttaacaataaaatgttttaaactattcattaaacgtaaaagctcattgacgtttcataattcatatggcgcatgtggcgacatctacgagttaactcaaatcctctcacacattattgtttacccttacaaaaactataagtcaactatgagtcattatgtagaaaagtagctgatctattaacaaaaatctattttatttttttcgctttaacatcctgtatctcagtaaggagcagactaagacccattattgttaatgaaaatattattattttggcctcctgaacgtacatttacaatttggcccattacttatgaatcaccctgtatatattatatatataatattaaccATGAATATAAAGAGAAACTGGTTCTTGGTTccaggtctagtattagttctagtttttcacaagcactaaaactaacactagacttagaactagaaacattcgggtttagccacatgtctcccaagacggctaaacccgaatgattctagttctaagtctagtgttagttttacactaacactattactagaactaacataagacctagaactagaatcattcgggtttagccatcttcagagacgtgcagctaaacccgaatgtttctagttctaagtctagtgttagttttagtgcttgtgaaaaactagaactaacactagacctggaaccAAGAACCAGTTTCTCTTTATATTCATggttaatattatatatataatatatatatatatatatatatatatatatatatataatattatatatataatatatggtTATATTCattgttaattatattatcGTCATCCTTATTTAATCATTAGAGCTATTTGATTGCGACTTTTAAATAcgtttaatacattttaattatttcttttgtttttttttatagttctGGATGTAGAAGCGTTTGAACGTCTTTTGGGTCCATGTATGCAATTGATGAAGAGGAGCATAAACGACTATGAAGAACAGATGCTCAAGATATTCGGAACAAagccgaatatgaaagaaattCGATGAACTGTCCGAGAAAATTGTCGACGAGCCACGACCGCACCGACACTACCTACATTATCCTTCAATATCATCTTATTTTACAgctaaaattgatttcaaaaaaccatTTAAATCACTAAATGTTATGTACCGGATAAAATAGGTCATCATAGGAGAGAAAACCAGTAAAAACTTTGCAAAACTATGAGAGAACGTACAGAATTTACTAGTCACGTGTACATAAttatgagattttttttttctttatatttttctttgtgaaCCTTGCAAAGATTTAACGGGCTTTTTATAGATCGCTGCTGGACAGCGATTTTAGCGCAAAGATGCCGTACTATTATacaatttaaatgaaacagaAAAGATTGgtaaagaaaagatttttttaggttgttttattaattttatggaatgattattttattgcaaTGTTCATGAAAACTATATACAAGTTTTTTTAgggtaatattattattttaacggttatttttatttattatacttaGGTGTGTAACACTCGtgcttataaaatattttttttgtttagtgCAAGGGAATAAAGGAGTGTTACAAGTGTACTTGTAGTATTACAAGAGAACGActttctttttagaaatttaaGCATACAATTTaagtgtattattatttttttgtttgattgtTAAAAATAGTATTCATATTGTTTATTGAtctgattttattttgttcattttatgttttagtaCAAATGTTTTTAGGTAGCGGccgtttatttaaaaattaattttattttgttttaagagaAAAATTTATCTGTAGATCTGATACGACtgttaaaatgttattcttaTAAGATgccatttattaaatatagagTATAACCGTGACTGCCAGGCGGCGATTATACAGAGTTCAAAGTGTACATTTAAGTCGGAGCTAAAAAAGGTTAAAATGAGGAAAAATCGATACacaaaatcaatcaaaaaagtGCTGGCGAAATTTTTTATCGactatcaaaaaaataataaaaaaaatcgtttaaaatcaaGCGAACTTCTAATCTGAACTACTTATTTCATAcgaatttaatgtaatttatatataaataataatatatatttactaTGTGGATTTTTCCCCGAAATCTCTTGTAATAAATGTGAAACGACTTTGCACATTcgaacataaataattaatttggcACCAATagtgataattaaaaataaatttttgcaataaaattgTGTTACATATCAagaagacaaaaaaaataatcattttaaagcaaataagaaaaattgggagaaaataaaataaaaccattttaatatttaacaattatCACTATCGGTTTCAAAAAAGGAATGAAAGAATTGAAGCTTAGATTTATGAATGTGCAATTGACTGTTTTAATACGAATTTGTGACGTGTTGAGTGTTTCAGGTCCATATCAAGACTTAAAATGCAATGTCAGGTTGACtgaaaagattaaaagaaattaaaaagaaagatttatttaaattttcataattttatgGAGTctgttagatttttttaatagaacagataaaaataacattataGATTAAGGCGCTTAAATGATCTGTAAGAAAACATTTCCGGTAAAAActatatgtataatataaaatgGTTGTATGTATTAGTCGTAATCTAGTCCCCTTCTTATTATAGTGTTTGCACAGTAACATAAAAAGTTCCCTTAAAATAGTAACAGTATTAAATTCACGTGTCTGGGCACAATAGCGAATCTAACAAACTCCATTCACGCATTTACACAACAACCTCTTGGCACAACTTCcgacattacaaaaaaaaaaaagttaaaacaaaatctttaaatGTGTAGAATTAGATTTgtgtataattattaaaaaaatgcaatttaataaaatggtgaaatgaacaaaaatacaccaatgagaaaaaaaatatgatccGATTATAAATACGTATGTGTTATTCGTCACCTGAATGTTGTTTGTTTACTGTGGTATATGTTTCCTCTGAACTATTATAAAATGATCcagacaaaaaaatttataataaaaacgataTCTTTGTTACGGCGGttataaaaaggaaatgaTAAAAACTGCGTTAAGTAGCAATAAGGGTTGCAAACTGCCGTAAATGACCGAAATGAAAGATCGATACCCGAGAATTGTTGgtagaaacaaaatattataaaccGAGCACGATCAAATTAATGCCTTTTTGAAGCCTAGTTGAACgtacatatttataaataaaataattcaaaaaaaagccgattaataaaatgaatattaaacaaaaaccgaaacaataataaattttagtgttccaatcaaaaaaaattaataaaataaatcgcgTACACGATCTGTCACGAAACGTATTCTAAAATACACACTGTGAGTCTTTGTCCCTCCTATCTTCTTCGAGATTCCTTACTTAGTCATGTGTACTGCTTCTACATACATACAATGATGACTAAATGAGcttattcaatttttatgcgttttatttatctaaaacctttcctaaaaaaaataaatttatgattaaGTGTTGCGAATTAGCCCTAAGCGAAACACGAAAGTAATGCCTGAGGAAAATATTCTGCAATACTGAATTAATACCCCACGAATGGGAAAAGAATATAATCGTGCTAATCCATAAAAAGGGGGAAACAAACAACTGCAAAAACTACAAAGCAATTTGTTTGGCTCAAAAATTCTAGAAAAACTGAGAACCCAGATAGGAGAAAAACTCGAAGAGGAACAAACGGCGTTCCGGTCAAACACACAAATACAAGATAGTAATAGAAAAAACAACGGACAGGAATATATTTGGCCTTCCTAGACCTAAAAGCAGCTTTCGACCGGGTACCGAGACAACATATATGGGAAGCTTTAAGCGAACTGGGGACAAATCCAAAACTAAAAAGAGCAATCAAAAGCTTATACCACAACGTAATGGGAAGGGTTAGACCGAATGGAAAGACGTTAGAAGTGTTTAGAATGAAAAAAGGAGTAAAACAGGTTGACAGTTTAAGTCCATTACTTTTTGTAGCATACATCGACAGAATAATAAAGCAAGTCAGACAAACTACGCAAACAAGACTGGGGTACCACAACCTAACCCCAATCTACACTCGAGACCTTAAATACGCGGACGACGTTGTAATAATGTCAGGCAGAGTAGATGTCCTACAAAGAAACATCCAAATATGGAATAGTAAGAATAATGGTAACGACTAGACGTGGTAGAAAAGTACGAATATTCGGAAATCATAATAAGTAAGGATGGAACGATCAATAAATACGCAACAGAACCCCAAAAGCAAGTGCAGTCTACtatcaaataaacaaaacccTCGTAGGCAAGAAGGAACTTATATACCCACACTTAATTATGAATCAGAAACTTGGACGATGTTGGACGAGTACAAATCGAAAATAACAGCAGCGGAGATGAAGTACCTACGCAAGATATTGGGGAAAATCAGAAGAGATAGGGTACGGAACAAGAACATCAAAGAAGAACTAAGCTTAAACCCCCTGGTACAGGAAATAGAGAGGAAAAAACTAAGTTGGTGTGGTCATTCTGGTTTCTCTAATTCAGATTTCTTTCACACACTTTACTCGCTctaaaaaaacagaaaaatttaattttaaaaaactattacCGGAATTCGACATACAAAGTTATTGCACacaattcaatgaaaaaagcgTTAAAATCCGTCCAGccgtttttgaaataacagCATCCTCTTAAACCGCGAGAATTCGCGAAACTATACAAAATATGCCTCGCATTCAGAACATATTATGTTACCACCTGTTGAAATACCAAATTTTTTCGTCTTatactttttgataaaaaaattcataaagtGTCGGTAATTTACGGCaatctcaaaaatcgggtgttttttttatagttaacTCGCTATATAAAAAGAACTGAGGGTCAAAAATTtaccgcaatttttttcattgaacaGTTGCCGTAAAATCAATTATCACTAAACAGAAATTTCATGCATCTGCTGGATACATGCGCGACTAACGGAGGACTCAGAACTTCTTTTATGTTATTAGGAGCATATAAGATTAAAGAAGTACACAGCGAGGAAGTCACAAATTTTTGGCGGGAAAATTTCCGTCGCTATCAGGAGCACATGATATCGAGAAAGTATCTAAATTACCAAGAGGTGGCAACAATTTTGATTGGATTAAgttttaagtaataatttgtaacaaataggattgaaataaaatcttaatatAGAGGAATACTCATATATGACATTTacttaaaagataattttttgaaataatcgggGTATTATAACATCCTGAGTTATTAGAATTACTGAAACGAATTAGGTTACAACTATATTAATGTTTCGGCGGGAAATTTTGAGTTGCCTCCTCAATTTTATGTACTCCTCGTAAAAGTATATCTATTGCTTTGCATTTACCTACGATTTTagaaggcccacttttaccaacTCCTgttaaatttatccgatagataaaaccagcaaaaactaaaaaataatttgaaattgttaactaaaaaaaaatataattttgatgttgCCCTAGATTGAAAATACAGATAAAGATATACATGACATTACATGTATCTCTATAAACAAGGCTATAATATTGCCTGATATTGCCATAGATTGAagttaacctcacttttatttGATGCCTTAGTTCTGCAAATAATAACAGCAGTAATAGGCATCTGTTATCCAGTAGAAGAACTAGTCGTACACCAACATGATAGATTTCATAATCTCACCAAATTGTTACCGAATAAGAtgaatttcttaaataatttttagtttataaataaataataaataagaattaGACGTATTTATAAAggtttaaaaggaattaaataaaaattagactacaaaaagaaactacataaataataataggacaaataaataatttcaaaaaacaaataaacctTTAGGatcataattattttactaaaaagtacaaaaccaaatcaatttaattcacaaagaaaaaaaagataaagaaaaaaatattgagtatACTTTCTGGCTATTctcaatattatttattaatgtacaagtaatttacaaataaaatgaaaactgtatcattattataactttaatCCTTTCAGTAATACTTAAAACATCCGTCTTATAAACGAGCGATTTTCACTAATTactattcattttttattattgacaCTCGTTTATTAGACGCCCtgttttattgtttcttctttttgtttttttattcttatcctAGAACAACGCATTCGTTACATGCTGTATAcacttttcatttatttataatcgGGGGAGAGGGGGGTGGGGGCGAACGGCGGCGCCGTTTCACGCCGGATGGATGTTGGGTCTACCCTCTAATTTACTGTAATCCAGCCGGAACTCTTTTGCCACTTTCCGCCAATTTTGCGCATCGAAAAAGTAATACGTCCCTCTTTCGTACGTTGATGTTTTCTCAACCAAACTCATACCCGGCACTTGCGTTATCCACACTTTTTCTTCCATGTGATAACGCCACTCTCGACTATaactataacaaaaaaaagttagatcgatttaaataagttatttataCTTACAGTTCTCCTGCAGCAGCCACTTGAAGTACATCCCCGATATTATTGtagaacataaaaaataacaaatcgTCTTTATACCGGTTTAATTTTACAGATGCCAATTTATccctgaaattattattttttttttttattaaaaatataggAAAGTCAATTTTTAGCTTACCTAATTGCACTGTTGACTAAGTATTCAGGAGGAACGTGAAAGTCGATGTCCTGCGGTCGACACGGTTGCTCCGACCACGGACCTCCAAATGTAGGGTACAGGTTATCTGGCGCGTTGAGATTCAGTCCTAATGCGGTGAGATCTTGACCGAGCGCGAGGGACACTAAATTTGGGTCCGTTTCCGCCGCCCTTATAAACGTTAACAAACCGACGATTCCGAATTGGTCGTTTACCATACTCGCCGGTATATTCGTCACTTTGCCATCAGGAAAAGTTTGAAttcctaataaataaatcacaaCACTTAATTATTTGCAAATACAGTTTATAAAGTAATGTTATAATGACAACACAAAATCGTAAAACATCTCTAACGTTTATCTTTTACTTGTTTTGAGCGGGAATTAAATTGGATGTTTCATAACCAGCGTCGAGTAAAAATTGCACGATCAAAGTTAAAGcttaccttttttattttttgaatcgttggttcactttttttttagagaAAGGTGAGAAAAACTAATGACATTGGTTCAAAGTCACGATACgtcagttttgttttcaaataagaaa
This genomic stretch from Onthophagus taurus isolate NC chromosome 7, IU_Otau_3.0, whole genome shotgun sequence harbors:
- the LOC111429177 gene encoding CCR4-NOT transcription complex subunit 2, whose product is MANLNFSRNIGGNSLGRTSMSFGGNSMSGHVTPVFGQRGPSDRRGIPSIGNNSQMGNMSALGGYGTIHTVFGSGDTNTPPLLDLNEFPSLTNRNAGDNVPQPSPMPGTKPYVGMVKQPTLESSEFTMSSEDFPALPGTQNREGASPGSNVSGDKGNGGAGDGGSENRSSESKNSKTGGIQTFPDGKVTNIPASMVNDQFGIVGLLTFIRAAETDPNLVSLALGQDLTALGLNLNAPDNLYPTFGGPWSEQPCRPQDIDFHVPPEYLVNSAIRDKLASVKLNRYKDDLLFFMFYNNIGDVLQVAAAGELYSREWRYHMEEKVWITQVPGMSLVEKTSTYERGTYYFFDAQNWRKVAKEFRLDYSKLEGRPNIHPA